A window of Bradyrhizobium sp. AZCC 1610 contains these coding sequences:
- the asnB gene encoding asparagine synthase (glutamine-hydrolyzing): MCGIAGIVNLRGNAVEPAEISGLTNLVAHRGPFGEGSWFSANRNLAFGHRRLAIIDPGEGGYQPMVSSDGRHVIVFNGEIYNFLELRRELEARGAIFRSQSDTEVILAAWQAWQEGMLTRFNGMWALAIFDTQTEELFLARDRFGIKPLLYALTPERFVFASEQRALERSGLISVSLDVDVARRLLLDAFGVEGSERTLCREVRRLQGGHCMWLRRGKLEIRRWWRTADHLPAIPATEAERVERFREIFKDAVALRMRSDVPIGTCLSGGFDSSAVICTMAAHEKAGMGPRDSTSWRHAFVATFPGASNDERPMAEQAAAWADVVPAFLEIGRADALTELDRILDDNDDVYIGLPSAPWLIYRELGRHNVTVSLDGHGADELMGAYLQEGQSGAFRLRNAAAALGSNSALARRGVDLVRALMIRRQGHYFLRGGLRDLPGSLPLVGEDDVLPREWGALNRRLYRMFHSTVLPTILRNFDRLSMAHGIEVRMPFMDWRLVTYTMALPEACKFSDGYSKVIARQAMANLMPESIRMGRRKVGFNSPMPEWLNGPLAGWTASLLDQKVPAFAELVDEEGLRRTVGRLTSSKQWDWDTASRIWPYLNMKWMLARF, translated from the coding sequence ATGTGCGGAATTGCAGGCATCGTGAACCTCCGCGGCAACGCGGTCGAACCGGCGGAAATCTCAGGACTGACGAACCTGGTCGCGCATCGCGGGCCGTTTGGCGAGGGAAGCTGGTTCAGCGCGAACCGTAATCTGGCATTCGGCCACCGTCGGCTGGCAATCATCGACCCCGGCGAAGGGGGCTATCAGCCGATGGTTTCCAGTGATGGTCGCCATGTGATCGTGTTCAATGGCGAGATCTACAATTTCCTGGAACTGCGGCGCGAACTCGAGGCACGGGGAGCCATTTTTCGCAGCCAGTCAGATACCGAAGTCATTTTGGCCGCGTGGCAAGCGTGGCAAGAAGGCATGCTGACGCGCTTCAACGGAATGTGGGCGCTGGCGATCTTCGACACCCAAACCGAAGAACTGTTTCTGGCGCGCGACCGCTTCGGCATCAAGCCACTGTTGTATGCGTTGACACCGGAGCGCTTCGTCTTTGCATCTGAGCAGCGCGCATTGGAGCGAAGCGGTCTCATCAGCGTCTCGCTGGATGTCGATGTGGCCCGGCGGCTGCTGCTCGATGCTTTTGGGGTGGAGGGAAGCGAACGGACGCTTTGCCGGGAGGTGCGACGTCTGCAGGGTGGACACTGCATGTGGCTGCGCCGGGGAAAACTGGAGATCCGACGCTGGTGGCGGACGGCGGATCATCTGCCGGCGATACCAGCCACCGAAGCCGAACGCGTGGAACGCTTTCGCGAGATTTTCAAGGATGCCGTTGCGCTGCGAATGCGCAGCGACGTCCCGATCGGAACCTGCTTGTCGGGAGGATTCGATTCGTCGGCCGTGATCTGCACCATGGCCGCGCACGAGAAGGCCGGCATGGGTCCACGCGACAGCACCTCGTGGCGCCACGCCTTCGTGGCGACGTTTCCCGGCGCCTCCAATGACGAGCGGCCGATGGCGGAGCAGGCCGCGGCCTGGGCGGATGTCGTGCCGGCGTTCCTCGAGATCGGCCGGGCCGATGCGTTGACCGAGCTCGACCGAATTCTCGACGACAATGACGACGTCTATATCGGGCTTCCAAGCGCGCCCTGGTTGATCTATCGAGAGCTCGGGCGTCACAACGTGACGGTGTCGCTGGACGGCCATGGGGCGGACGAATTGATGGGAGCCTATCTCCAGGAGGGACAATCGGGCGCGTTCCGGCTGCGAAACGCGGCTGCCGCACTTGGCTCGAACTCGGCACTGGCGAGGCGAGGCGTCGATCTCGTTCGGGCGCTGATGATCCGCCGCCAGGGGCACTATTTTCTGCGCGGTGGCCTGCGCGATCTCCCGGGTTCGCTTCCGCTGGTCGGCGAGGATGACGTGTTGCCACGTGAATGGGGCGCATTGAACCGGCGTCTCTATCGCATGTTCCACAGCACCGTGCTGCCGACCATCCTGCGAAACTTCGATCGACTGTCGATGGCGCACGGCATCGAGGTCCGGATGCCGTTCATGGACTGGCGCCTGGTGACGTACACCATGGCATTGCCGGAGGCATGCAAGTTCTCCGATGGCTATTCCAAGGTGATTGCGCGGCAGGCGATGGCCAACCTGATGCCGGAATCCATTCGCATGGGGCGCCGGAAGGTGGGATTCAATTCGCCGATGCCGGAATGGCTGAACGGGCCGCTCGCCGGCTGGACTGCCAGTCTGCTCGATCAGAAGGTGCCGGCGTTCGCCGAACTGGTCGACGAGGAAGGCTTGCGCAGGACGGTCGGCCGCCTGACTTCGTCAAAGCAATGGGATTGGGACACGGCCAGCCGAATCTGGCCGTACCTGAATATGAAATGGATGCTGGCAAGGTTCTGA
- a CDS encoding lipopolysaccharide biosynthesis protein, which translates to MALKKSPTDLLGNSAWNAIAFVVAVALNLAVLPFVVFRLGVAVFGVAGLVTACVAPALAFSNALALSTTRELAQRLGPSERDDARRFFATAAMLALAVGGVIAVLFGLAGAPLARLGFRLSGPSGDDLGLAFVLAGAGWLCQCLSAVFLALFTARQDYRSVASISIISTVAATSSMLLLIPRWPQASTFLGCQALGFATTLLLAFGWSRRVIGDWMARPAIDRGALGNLVKLGGWQLAAQGSALIAAQADRYLLGALLQPQFVGFYTIAQRLEEAVYIGVLKVGEILFPFFSALQKETDDRKAGLLFRSSWILNVLAASALGGLIPVAGPLLHLWTGAEVAAEAQRVLVILSIAGILGSSSNVFAFYLLAQGRSGSNALIALLTGVFTLATSAIALPYFGWQAAGWSACIGMIAQMITVVILLRRHFSLTGMWSRLIHFVLIPIGVGIATALALRYGFRSTQLDQAIGWWYVGGLYVLAAGIIFVVAVAASQAGPYGAACWRDLRVIASRFLPLKAI; encoded by the coding sequence ATGGCATTGAAAAAAAGTCCGACCGATTTGCTGGGTAATTCTGCCTGGAATGCGATCGCTTTTGTCGTGGCCGTGGCACTCAATCTCGCTGTCCTGCCGTTCGTGGTCTTCCGCCTCGGCGTGGCTGTGTTCGGCGTCGCAGGCCTGGTCACGGCGTGTGTTGCACCCGCGCTGGCGTTCAGCAACGCGCTGGCGCTGTCGACTACGCGAGAACTCGCCCAACGATTAGGGCCATCCGAGCGTGACGATGCGCGACGCTTCTTCGCCACGGCCGCGATGCTGGCGTTGGCAGTGGGCGGCGTGATCGCGGTCCTCTTCGGATTGGCCGGGGCACCGCTTGCGCGCCTCGGATTTCGCTTGAGCGGACCGTCCGGGGATGATCTCGGATTAGCGTTTGTGCTGGCCGGTGCCGGATGGCTGTGCCAATGCCTGTCTGCCGTCTTTCTGGCCTTGTTCACGGCGCGCCAGGATTATCGAAGCGTTGCTTCGATCAGCATCATCAGTACCGTGGCTGCAACGAGCTCGATGCTGCTGCTCATTCCGCGCTGGCCTCAAGCCTCGACGTTTCTCGGCTGTCAGGCACTTGGTTTTGCAACGACCCTACTTCTGGCCTTCGGATGGTCCCGACGCGTCATAGGCGATTGGATGGCGCGCCCGGCGATCGATCGCGGAGCGCTCGGTAATCTGGTCAAGCTGGGTGGCTGGCAACTGGCCGCACAGGGCAGTGCGCTCATTGCGGCACAGGCGGATCGTTATTTGCTCGGAGCTTTGCTGCAGCCGCAGTTCGTCGGTTTTTACACGATTGCGCAGCGGCTGGAAGAAGCCGTGTATATCGGCGTCCTGAAGGTCGGCGAAATCCTCTTCCCGTTCTTCAGCGCGCTGCAAAAAGAGACTGACGATCGCAAGGCCGGTCTGCTGTTCCGCTCTTCCTGGATCCTCAACGTGCTCGCCGCGAGTGCGCTTGGCGGTCTGATCCCCGTCGCGGGCCCGTTGCTTCACCTGTGGACCGGCGCCGAAGTGGCTGCCGAGGCCCAGCGTGTACTAGTGATACTGTCGATCGCCGGCATTCTTGGATCGAGCTCGAACGTGTTTGCCTTCTATCTTCTGGCGCAAGGGCGATCGGGCTCGAATGCCCTAATTGCGCTGCTCACGGGTGTGTTCACGCTGGCGACCAGCGCGATCGCCTTGCCTTATTTCGGATGGCAGGCAGCGGGATGGAGCGCCTGCATCGGCATGATCGCTCAAATGATCACCGTCGTGATCCTGCTGCGCCGGCATTTCAGCCTCACCGGCATGTGGTCGCGTCTGATCCACTTCGTGTTGATCCCAATCGGCGTCGGCATCGCAACCGCGCTGGCGTTGCGATATGGCTTCCGCAGCACGCAGCTCGACCAGGCGATTGGCTGGTGGTACGTTGGGGGCCTCTATGTGCTGGCGGCCGGTATCATCTTCGTCGTCGCGGTCGCGGCATCGCAGGCCGGCCCCTACGGCGCAGCCTGCTGGCGGGATCTCCGCGTCATCGCCAGCCGCTTCCTGCCCCTCAAGGCGATCTGA
- a CDS encoding acyltransferase family protein has protein sequence MNNGGKVKVDAATSNLMDALRGVSAMIVACVHGFQVFVLPYYGVGSPSHILTSLLATHAVTMFFIVSGFMIYVSTLRHRNADGSFQSARFAEARILRIYPPLIAAIVITILVYLTIQLLGLHGRESFRLGGELFVARERATLEWSALPSTFFLLYGAVPGAPPPINMDGPLWTLSYEWWFYILIFLSARLWNGWSFSTLLPLAAVGVMLLYGRNTLFLWFFLIWLSGFWLGHIYVKGQLFTDKFWPRAAALTVSALIMMFVMGRGHLVSDLLNPFDTPSAQRMMVIMGVFLTLVVSILIRWATFSGVRISKAISGSARFSYTLYVIHYPLLLLSFSLLHPLLHNRDWMISLIAVSAVLAPITYIASKVALLVENRRLLSHLVPRTHRLQQKA, from the coding sequence ATGAACAACGGAGGCAAGGTCAAGGTCGATGCAGCAACGTCGAACTTGATGGATGCTTTGCGCGGCGTGAGCGCAATGATCGTTGCGTGCGTCCACGGATTCCAGGTGTTCGTCTTGCCCTATTATGGGGTCGGTTCTCCGAGCCATATCCTGACGAGTCTATTGGCCACTCACGCAGTGACCATGTTTTTCATCGTCAGCGGGTTCATGATATACGTTAGCACTCTTCGTCACAGAAATGCGGATGGGTCATTTCAATCGGCAAGATTTGCCGAAGCGCGAATACTCAGGATTTATCCGCCGCTGATTGCGGCAATTGTTATCACCATCCTGGTTTACCTGACAATCCAACTTCTGGGCCTGCATGGCCGGGAGAGCTTTCGGCTTGGGGGAGAATTATTTGTTGCCCGAGAACGCGCGACACTCGAATGGTCGGCGCTTCCCAGCACATTCTTTCTGCTCTATGGAGCGGTCCCGGGGGCTCCGCCGCCCATTAATATGGACGGGCCGCTCTGGACCTTGAGCTACGAATGGTGGTTCTACATTCTCATATTCTTGTCAGCGCGACTCTGGAACGGCTGGTCATTTTCTACCTTGCTCCCGCTCGCCGCCGTTGGCGTCATGCTGCTATATGGTCGCAACACTCTGTTTCTTTGGTTTTTCCTGATCTGGCTCAGCGGCTTTTGGCTCGGGCACATTTACGTCAAGGGCCAACTATTCACCGACAAGTTTTGGCCAAGGGCAGCGGCATTAACCGTTAGCGCCTTGATCATGATGTTCGTCATGGGGCGCGGGCACTTGGTCAGCGATCTGCTTAATCCTTTCGATACACCTTCTGCGCAGAGGATGATGGTGATTATGGGCGTCTTTCTTACGCTCGTGGTGTCGATCCTGATACGCTGGGCGACTTTTTCAGGTGTACGGATATCCAAGGCAATCAGCGGATCGGCACGATTTTCCTATACACTTTATGTCATCCACTATCCGCTACTTCTGCTGAGTTTCAGCTTGCTGCACCCTTTGCTTCACAATCGTGACTGGATGATATCACTGATCGCAGTGTCGGCTGTCCTCGCGCCGATTACATATATCGCTTCAAAGGTTGCCCTTCTCGTAGAGAACAGGAGACTGCTGAGCCATTTGGTGCCTCGTACACATCGCTTGCAGCAAAAGGCTTGA
- a CDS encoding M10 family metallopeptidase C-terminal domain-containing protein, which yields MRKNDSQFDDAWAFAAPDAGSGAPVEAHEGMNETLFVDEGEPYAFAADTVTTMVTSAAKPVASIATLADYLVNGFWQYNNTIAHHWASNTISYNINALNAAEQFLAQSALQAWSEVANITFVQTSGTANITFSNTGNMQAYASGSWYGSGAIASMNIVISSNWVTTDGGANDGKTGIDSYAYQTYIHEIGHALGLGHQGPYNGSASYSTNAAYANDTWQYSIMSYFSEPNYSGSSYRYVVTPQMADIYAVASMYGAATSTRTGDTVYGFNSNAGAVFNFGNYTSAPALTIYDSGGNDTLDCSGYSAAQTIDLRSGAFSSVGSLVNNIGIALNAVIEKAIGGSGNDKLIANDSSCTLSGGGGADTLTGGTGNDIIVGGSGTDLAIFSGVRSNYVIAYNSATQTFTVIDQRSSGQLDGVDTLTGVENFQFSDGTFASTTFLGPPTVIEALGVTSLVQISSYYFLQSNSSGAGPQLYCYGAPVTASQFGAWTPIGTEQTASGYQVVLKNGTADSYIIWSVDSNGNYITNTAPASGFSSGIESLETSFQQDLNGDGTVGVPIVSGTAIESFGSTKLVQVGNNYYLASVSSNSGPELKCYGAPVVVGQFGAWTPIGTEQTVSGYQVVLKNGTADSYIIWSVDSNGNYITNTAPASGTSSTIETLETSFQQDLNGDGTIGIPIVSGTAIESFGSTKLVQVGNNYYLASVSSNSGPELKCYGAPVVVGQFGAWTPIGTEQTANGYQVVLKNGTADSYIIWSVDSNGNYITNTAPASGFTSGIESLETSFQQDLNGDGTIGIAVASGTAIEAFGSTSLVQVGNNYYLESISNGSGPELKCYGSPVVAGQFGAWTPIGTEQTTIGYQVVLKYGTADSYIVWSVDSGGNYITNTAPASGASSTIKTLEASFQQDLNGDGVISVGASVAPSAASSLEASSLDMSQVAPATPGSHDAFLFRADFGEQGGGTDSVWLAEFSAPASDANLGALLRVAQADLLFHAANGGQDAIVNIYNHDDAKLQATELHAGFFFLH from the coding sequence ATGAGGAAGAACGATTCGCAATTCGATGACGCCTGGGCATTTGCGGCGCCGGACGCCGGCAGCGGCGCGCCTGTTGAGGCGCACGAGGGGATGAACGAAACGCTCTTCGTCGATGAAGGCGAACCTTACGCGTTCGCGGCCGATACCGTTACCACGATGGTTACGAGCGCTGCGAAACCGGTTGCGTCGATAGCAACGCTCGCCGATTACCTCGTCAACGGCTTCTGGCAGTACAACAACACCATCGCCCATCATTGGGCTTCCAATACCATCAGCTACAATATCAATGCGCTGAACGCGGCCGAGCAGTTTCTTGCGCAATCGGCGCTGCAGGCGTGGTCTGAAGTCGCCAACATCACTTTCGTCCAGACGTCCGGCACGGCGAACATCACGTTCAGTAACACCGGGAACATGCAGGCCTATGCCAGCGGGAGCTGGTACGGCTCGGGCGCGATCGCGTCGATGAACATCGTCATCAGCTCCAACTGGGTCACGACCGACGGCGGTGCGAACGACGGCAAGACCGGCATCGATAGCTACGCCTACCAGACCTACATCCACGAAATCGGACATGCGCTCGGCCTCGGCCACCAGGGGCCGTACAACGGTAGCGCGTCGTATTCGACCAATGCGGCCTATGCCAACGACACCTGGCAATATTCGATCATGTCGTATTTCTCGGAGCCCAATTATTCCGGGAGCTCATACCGCTATGTGGTGACGCCGCAGATGGCGGACATCTACGCCGTGGCTTCGATGTACGGCGCGGCGACCTCGACGCGAACCGGCGACACCGTCTACGGCTTCAACAGCAATGCCGGTGCGGTCTTCAATTTCGGGAACTACACTTCGGCGCCGGCGCTGACGATCTATGACAGCGGCGGCAACGACACGCTCGATTGCTCCGGCTATTCGGCGGCGCAGACCATCGACCTGCGCTCCGGCGCCTTTTCCTCGGTCGGCAGCCTCGTCAACAATATCGGGATCGCGCTCAATGCGGTCATCGAGAAAGCCATTGGCGGCAGCGGCAATGACAAGCTGATCGCGAACGATTCAAGTTGCACACTGTCGGGCGGCGGCGGCGCCGATACGCTGACTGGCGGGACGGGCAACGACATCATCGTGGGCGGTTCCGGCACTGACCTTGCGATATTTTCAGGTGTCCGCAGCAACTACGTGATTGCTTACAATTCGGCCACGCAGACGTTCACCGTGATCGACCAGCGCTCCTCCGGTCAACTCGATGGCGTAGATACCCTTACCGGCGTGGAGAACTTTCAGTTTTCAGACGGAACGTTTGCGAGCACGACATTTCTGGGCCCTCCAACGGTCATTGAGGCGCTTGGGGTAACCAGTCTGGTCCAGATTTCCTCCTATTACTTTCTTCAGAGCAACAGCAGCGGAGCCGGCCCCCAGCTTTATTGTTACGGAGCGCCAGTCACCGCCAGCCAGTTTGGCGCATGGACGCCGATCGGAACAGAGCAGACCGCCAGCGGCTATCAGGTTGTCTTGAAAAACGGGACGGCTGACAGCTACATCATCTGGAGCGTCGACAGCAACGGCAACTACATCACCAATACCGCGCCTGCATCGGGATTCAGCTCCGGCATCGAGTCGCTGGAGACTAGCTTTCAGCAGGATCTCAACGGCGACGGCACGGTCGGTGTTCCCATCGTGTCCGGAACAGCCATCGAATCCTTCGGATCGACCAAGCTGGTTCAGGTCGGCAATAACTATTATCTCGCCAGCGTCAGCAGCAATTCTGGCCCCGAGCTGAAATGCTACGGAGCGCCGGTCGTCGTGGGCCAGTTCGGCGCCTGGACACCGATCGGCACAGAGCAGACGGTGAGCGGCTATCAAGTTGTCTTGAAAAATGGGACGGCTGACAGCTACATCATCTGGAGTGTCGACAGCAACGGCAACTACATCACCAACACCGCGCCTGCGTCGGGGACGAGCTCAACCATCGAGACGCTTGAGACGAGCTTCCAACAGGATCTCAACGGTGACGGCACGATTGGCATTCCCATCGTGTCCGGAACAGCCATCGAATCCTTCGGATCGACCAAGCTGGTTCAGGTCGGCAATAACTATTATCTCGCCAGCGTCAGCAGCAATTCCGGCCCCGAGCTGAAATGCTACGGAGCGCCGGTCGTCGTGGGCCAGTTCGGCGCCTGGACACCGATCGGCACAGAGCAGACTGCGAACGGCTACCAGGTTGTCTTGAAAAACGGGACAGCTGACAGCTACATCATCTGGAGCGTCGACAGCAACGGCAACTACATCACCAACACTGCACCTGCATCGGGATTCACCTCTGGCATTGAGTCGCTGGAGACCAGCTTTCAGCAGGATCTCAACGGTGACGGCACGATCGGCATTGCCGTCGCGTCAGGGACAGCCATTGAGGCCTTTGGGTCGACCAGCCTGGTCCAGGTCGGAAATAATTATTATCTTGAGAGCATCAGCAATGGCTCCGGCCCCGAGCTGAAATGTTACGGTTCGCCGGTTGTGGCGGGTCAGTTTGGCGCCTGGACCCCAATCGGAACAGAGCAGACGACCATCGGTTATCAGGTCGTGTTGAAGTATGGGACGGCCGACAGCTACATCGTCTGGAGCGTCGATAGCGGCGGCAATTACATCACCAATACCGCGCCTGCATCGGGGGCGAGCTCAACCATCAAGACGCTTGAGGCGAGCTTCCAACAGGATCTCAACGGCGACGGTGTGATTAGTGTGGGAGCTTCTGTCGCACCCAGTGCAGCTTCATCCCTCGAAGCCTCATCCCTCGATATGTCGCAAGTGGCCCCGGCTACGCCCGGTTCTCATGACGCGTTCCTGTTCCGGGCAGATTTCGGTGAGCAGGGCGGAGGAACTGATTCAGTCTGGCTGGCTGAATTTTCAGCGCCGGCCAGCGATGCGAACCTCGGGGCGCTTCTCAGGGTTGCGCAGGCAGATTTGTTGTTCCATGCGGCGAATGGCGGTCAGGATGCGATAGTCAATATCTACAACCATGACGACGCAAAGCTTCAGGCGACCGAGCTGCACGCTGGCTTTTTCTTCCTGCATTAG
- a CDS encoding CaiB/BaiF CoA transferase family protein, with translation MPFPRASQALSRFTVLDLTRVRSGPTCVRQLADWGANVIKIDALLEDGGGEQPGGPRQGSDFQNLHRNKRAMTLNLKDPKGLEVFKRLAEQADVVVENFRPDVKAKLGIDYESLRQINPRIVYGSISGFGQDGPYHKRPGFDQIAQGMGGLMSITGAPGQGPMRVGIPVADLTAGLFCALGILTALLERDVSGEGQWVQTSLLQAQIFMLDFQASRWLMEKDVAKQAGNNHPTSIPTGVFKTSNGYINIATTGGRIWERCAQAIGAPELVTNPDYATAPARSKNRDALNEAIGKLTEKKSTETWVKELNDAGVPCGPIYSIDQMFDDAQVKHLGIAQHVPNDENRHIQLVGQPVTMSRTPSSMAARPPEFGEQTEEVLAEFGFAKDEIAELRQRKVV, from the coding sequence ATGCCTTTCCCACGCGCTTCGCAGGCTCTTTCCCGCTTCACCGTGCTCGATCTGACCCGCGTTCGCTCCGGGCCCACCTGTGTGCGGCAACTGGCGGACTGGGGCGCCAACGTCATCAAGATCGACGCGCTGCTGGAAGACGGCGGCGGCGAGCAGCCGGGCGGCCCGCGCCAGGGATCGGATTTCCAGAATTTGCACCGCAACAAGCGGGCCATGACGCTGAACCTGAAGGACCCCAAGGGCCTCGAAGTGTTCAAGCGCCTCGCCGAGCAAGCCGACGTCGTGGTCGAGAATTTTCGCCCCGACGTCAAAGCAAAGCTCGGCATCGACTATGAGAGCCTGCGCCAGATCAATCCCCGCATCGTCTATGGCAGCATCTCTGGCTTCGGGCAGGACGGCCCCTACCATAAGCGGCCGGGCTTCGATCAGATCGCGCAGGGCATGGGTGGACTGATGTCGATCACCGGCGCGCCGGGTCAGGGGCCAATGCGGGTCGGCATCCCCGTAGCCGACCTCACCGCCGGGCTGTTCTGCGCGCTCGGCATCCTCACCGCGCTGCTGGAGCGCGATGTCTCCGGCGAGGGCCAGTGGGTGCAGACCTCGCTGCTGCAGGCGCAGATCTTCATGCTGGATTTCCAGGCCTCGCGCTGGCTGATGGAAAAAGACGTCGCCAAGCAGGCCGGCAACAACCATCCGACCTCGATCCCGACCGGCGTGTTCAAGACCTCCAACGGCTACATCAACATCGCCACGACAGGCGGCCGGATCTGGGAACGCTGCGCGCAGGCGATCGGTGCGCCCGAACTCGTCACCAACCCCGACTATGCCACCGCACCTGCGCGCTCGAAGAACCGCGACGCGCTGAACGAAGCGATCGGCAAGCTCACCGAAAAGAAGTCGACGGAAACCTGGGTCAAGGAATTGAACGACGCCGGCGTTCCCTGCGGCCCGATCTATTCGATCGACCAGATGTTCGACGACGCCCAGGTCAAGCACCTCGGCATCGCCCAGCATGTGCCGAACGACGAGAACCGCCACATCCAACTCGTCGGCCAGCCGGTGACAATGTCGCGCACGCCAAGCAGCATGGCCGCGCGCCCGCCGGAGTTCGGCGAGCAGACCGAAGAAGTGCTGGCCGAGTTCGGCTTTGCGAAAGACGAGATCGCGGAGCTGCGCCAGCGGAAGGTGGTGTGA
- a CDS encoding GntR family transcriptional regulator — protein MTLVERSEEQEAVGDDGYRRIRADIVFGRLRPGQKLRLEGLKEEYGVSVSTLREILNRLAAEGFVLAEGRRGFEVAPISAENLRELAELRLLLEQHAMGVSFANADVEWEGRVVSAHHKLASTERLMETGLGELEQWKRYDGEFHQALISNCGSRMLLETHALVFDKYFRYQMIAFSYRGSEPAAQHKALLEAALKRDAKTAAETLRAHVNNCVEHALATAALK, from the coding sequence ATGACACTGGTCGAACGATCGGAAGAGCAGGAAGCGGTCGGCGATGACGGCTATCGCCGTATCCGCGCCGACATCGTGTTCGGCCGGCTCCGCCCGGGACAGAAGCTCCGGCTCGAAGGCCTCAAGGAGGAGTACGGCGTCAGCGTCTCGACGCTGCGCGAAATCCTCAACCGGCTGGCCGCGGAGGGCTTTGTGCTGGCCGAGGGCAGGCGCGGCTTCGAGGTGGCGCCGATCTCGGCCGAGAACTTGCGGGAGTTGGCGGAGCTTCGGCTGCTGCTGGAGCAGCATGCGATGGGCGTGTCGTTCGCCAATGCCGATGTGGAGTGGGAAGGGCGCGTGGTCTCCGCCCATCACAAGCTGGCGTCAACCGAGCGGCTGATGGAAACCGGCCTCGGCGAGCTCGAGCAGTGGAAGCGCTATGACGGTGAATTCCATCAGGCCCTGATCTCCAATTGCGGTTCGCGCATGCTGCTAGAGACCCATGCCTTGGTGTTCGACAAATATTTCCGCTACCAGATGATCGCGTTCAGCTACCGCGGCAGCGAACCCGCCGCCCAGCACAAGGCGCTGCTCGAGGCCGCGCTGAAGCGCGATGCCAAGACCGCGGCTGAAACGCTGCGCGCCCACGTGAACAATTGCGTCGAGCACGCGCTCGCAACGGCGGCGCTGAAGTAG
- a CDS encoding TRAP transporter substrate-binding protein — MRIGLLCAAVSLCALLGTPAAAQVQERTIRWGHLNNTDHPISFGVKKFAEVLAAKSGGKLKIREFPASQLGNEMQQQSAVRGGTQEILSASTTSLASVVKDLGLFDFPFTVSTFEQAEALAQGAFGKAMLELLPEKELIGLGYWGLGFRNATNSSRPIAKVEDFSGLKLRVIPNPVYLETFKALKANPVPMAFGELYTALENKTVDGQENPYSVILSNKFYEVQKYVSATNHTFTQNVIIVSKKFWDGLSAEEQKMLRDSFAETREYQRDQTKLAADKALGELKAKGMQFNEIAPAEYARMQDATKPVVEKFSAEYDPARVKLFTGELARIRGAK, encoded by the coding sequence ATGCGGATCGGATTGCTGTGCGCTGCTGTCAGCCTTTGCGCGCTTTTGGGGACACCGGCTGCCGCCCAGGTGCAGGAACGCACCATCCGCTGGGGCCACCTCAACAACACCGACCACCCGATCAGCTTTGGCGTGAAGAAGTTCGCCGAGGTGCTAGCGGCCAAGAGCGGCGGCAAGCTGAAGATCCGCGAGTTTCCAGCGTCCCAGCTCGGCAACGAGATGCAGCAGCAATCGGCGGTGCGCGGCGGCACGCAGGAAATCCTCTCGGCGTCGACGACCTCGCTCGCGAGCGTGGTCAAGGATCTCGGCCTGTTTGATTTCCCCTTCACCGTCAGCACGTTCGAGCAGGCGGAGGCGCTGGCGCAGGGCGCGTTCGGCAAGGCCATGCTTGAGTTGCTGCCAGAGAAGGAGCTGATCGGTCTCGGCTACTGGGGCCTCGGCTTCCGCAACGCCACCAACAGCAGCCGGCCGATCGCGAAGGTCGAGGATTTCTCCGGGCTGAAGCTGCGCGTGATCCCGAACCCGGTCTATCTCGAAACCTTCAAGGCGTTGAAGGCGAACCCGGTGCCGATGGCGTTCGGCGAATTGTACACCGCACTGGAAAACAAGACCGTCGACGGCCAGGAGAATCCCTACAGCGTCATCCTGTCCAACAAGTTCTACGAAGTGCAGAAATACGTCTCGGCCACCAACCACACCTTCACGCAGAACGTCATCATCGTCAGCAAGAAGTTCTGGGACGGCCTGTCGGCGGAAGAGCAGAAGATGCTGCGCGACAGCTTTGCCGAGACGCGCGAGTACCAGCGCGACCAGACCAAGCTCGCCGCGGACAAGGCGCTGGGTGAACTGAAAGCCAAGGGCATGCAGTTCAACGAGATCGCGCCGGCCGAATACGCCCGCATGCAGGACGCCACCAAACCTGTCGTCGAAAAATTCTCGGCCGAATATGATCCGGCGCGCGTAAAGCTCTTCACCGGCGAGCTGGCGCGCATCCGCGGTGCCAAGTAG